The following are encoded in a window of Panicum virgatum strain AP13 chromosome 5N, P.virgatum_v5, whole genome shotgun sequence genomic DNA:
- the LOC120675224 gene encoding trihelix transcription factor ASIL2-like isoform X2 yields MDGKLPPPNPNLPYREDCWSEGETAALVDAWGSRYLDLNRGSLRQPQWREVADAVNSRLGASARRRPPRTDIQCKNRVDTLKKKYKAERARGGPSPWAFYGQLDLLVGPTLAGGGNGSKKPSPPRAAMPVFRRRKSPSRSPSPQSPPPLPMALPLPNYRRGSDLPSANLIHKAAAAAAAAAAESDSEDGYNNNNDSDDDDGSQQSPSRSVSSRSGGGAAAAPAVGSKRKMSSGSGGFGELARAIETFAEMYERMEAAKQRHAEEMERQRIKFLKDLELKRMQTFVDMQLQLARAKHARKDC; encoded by the coding sequence atgGACGggaagctgccgccgccgaaccCGAACCTGCCGTACCGGGAGGACTGCTGGAGCGAGGGCGAGACGGCGGCGCTCGTCGACGCGTGGGGCTCGCGCTACCTCGACCTCAACCGCGGCAGCCTCCGCCAGCCGCAGTGGCGGGAGGTCGCCGACGCCGTCAACTCCCGCCTGGgggcctccgcgcgccgccgcccgccgcgcaccGACATCCAGTGCAAGAACCGCGTCGACACGCTCAAGAAGAAGTACAAggccgagcgcgcgcgcggcgggccgTCGCCGTGGGCCTTCTACGGCCAGCTCGACCTCCTCGTCGGGcccacgctcgccggcggcggcaacggctcCAAGAAGCcgtccccgccgcgcgccgcgatgCCCGTCTTCAGGAGGCGCAAGTCGCCGTCGCGCTCCCCGTCACCGCAATCGCCACCGCCGCTTCCCATGGCACTGCCCCTGCCAAATTACCGCCGCGGTTCCGATCTTCCCTCTGCGAACCTCATCCACAAggcagccgccgcggccgcggccgccgctgcggaGTCTGACTCAGAGGACggctacaacaacaacaatgacTCCGACGATGATGATGGTTCTCAGCAGTCGCCATCGCGCTCTGTATCTTCTCGCTCCGGTGGTGGTGCCGCTGCCGCTCCTGCTGTTGGCAGCAAGAGGAAGATGAGCAGCGGGAGTGGTGGGTTCGGGGAGCTAGCGAGGGCAATTGAGACGTTTGCGGAGATGTACGAGCGCATGGAGGCCGCGAAGCAGAGGCACGcggaggagatggagaggcAGCGGATCAAGTTCCTCAAGGATCTGGAGCTCAAGCGGATGCAAACTTTTGTGGACATGCAGCTGCAGCTTGCAAGGGCAAAGCACGCCAGGAAAG
- the LOC120675224 gene encoding trihelix transcription factor ASIL2-like isoform X1, translated as MDGKLPPPNPNLPYREDCWSEGETAALVDAWGSRYLDLNRGSLRQPQWREVADAVNSRLGASARRRPPRTDIQCKNRVDTLKKKYKAERARGGPSPWAFYGQLDLLVGPTLAGGGNGSKKPSPPRAAMPVFRRRKSPSRSPSPQSPPPLPMALPLPNYRRGSDLPSANLIHKAAAAAAAAAAESDSEDGYNNNNDSDDDDGSQQSPSRSVSSRSGGGAAAAPAVGSKRKMSSGSGGFGELARAIETFAEMYERMEAAKQRHAEEMERQRIKFLKDLELKRMQTFVDMQLQLARAKHARKGDASSEMLMSLAALPFLSSPAYL; from the coding sequence atgGACGggaagctgccgccgccgaaccCGAACCTGCCGTACCGGGAGGACTGCTGGAGCGAGGGCGAGACGGCGGCGCTCGTCGACGCGTGGGGCTCGCGCTACCTCGACCTCAACCGCGGCAGCCTCCGCCAGCCGCAGTGGCGGGAGGTCGCCGACGCCGTCAACTCCCGCCTGGgggcctccgcgcgccgccgcccgccgcgcaccGACATCCAGTGCAAGAACCGCGTCGACACGCTCAAGAAGAAGTACAAggccgagcgcgcgcgcggcgggccgTCGCCGTGGGCCTTCTACGGCCAGCTCGACCTCCTCGTCGGGcccacgctcgccggcggcggcaacggctcCAAGAAGCcgtccccgccgcgcgccgcgatgCCCGTCTTCAGGAGGCGCAAGTCGCCGTCGCGCTCCCCGTCACCGCAATCGCCACCGCCGCTTCCCATGGCACTGCCCCTGCCAAATTACCGCCGCGGTTCCGATCTTCCCTCTGCGAACCTCATCCACAAggcagccgccgcggccgcggccgccgctgcggaGTCTGACTCAGAGGACggctacaacaacaacaatgacTCCGACGATGATGATGGTTCTCAGCAGTCGCCATCGCGCTCTGTATCTTCTCGCTCCGGTGGTGGTGCCGCTGCCGCTCCTGCTGTTGGCAGCAAGAGGAAGATGAGCAGCGGGAGTGGTGGGTTCGGGGAGCTAGCGAGGGCAATTGAGACGTTTGCGGAGATGTACGAGCGCATGGAGGCCGCGAAGCAGAGGCACGcggaggagatggagaggcAGCGGATCAAGTTCCTCAAGGATCTGGAGCTCAAGCGGATGCAAACTTTTGTGGACATGCAGCTGCAGCTTGCAAGGGCAAAGCACGCCAGGAAAGGTGATGCTTCATCGGAGATGCTCATGTCTCTAGCCGCACTGCCTTTTCTCAGCAGCCCTGCTTATCTCTGA